The Virgibacillus dokdonensis genome includes a window with the following:
- a CDS encoding glutathione ABC transporter substrate-binding protein → MKRTLFAFLTVIILFSLVACAGGESGEEEGTSEQNESKKRLTVNLSADPVSLDPHAANDGTSLYVMNAMYDTLVAMNKELEIEPALAESLEQVDELVWEAKLRKDVTFHDGSELNAEVVKANLDRVRDPDVGSPLAFLFDMIDSVSVVDDFTVHIETKFPFAALPSHLAHPGGHIISLDAIEKDYQQMEDGGDPFTYINENPVGTGYFKYDERVNGEYVSLVKNDAYWGKRAKVDQVTFKTVPEDAARIAELRTGEADIIYPVNPNDMEQINNNEETVVHETESASMSYLGMNNNKEPFQDSNVRQAIAMAIDKQELIDGVFSGVPLVANGPLAPTVVGYSDSLEAIDYNLDKASELLKEAGYEEGFSATILAYDRTTSDVAEYIQVQLEKIGIDVNIEMAEVGAYLEVTANGSFDMFIGSWGTVTLDADYGLYPMFYSQNAGSAGNRSFFNNERVDELLENARQTSNEQDRLQLYKEAQQIIMDEATIVPLYHSVLLAGLREEVAGFYQYPSSFPFLRDVAMNY, encoded by the coding sequence ATGAAAAGAACATTATTTGCTTTTTTAACTGTAATTATTCTATTTTCATTAGTAGCATGTGCGGGAGGAGAAAGTGGTGAGGAAGAAGGAACATCCGAACAAAATGAAAGCAAGAAGCGTTTAACCGTCAACCTGTCTGCAGATCCTGTTTCACTTGATCCGCATGCAGCTAACGATGGTACATCGCTATATGTGATGAATGCTATGTATGATACACTTGTTGCTATGAATAAAGAGTTGGAAATAGAACCTGCCTTAGCTGAAAGTTTGGAACAGGTAGATGAACTAGTTTGGGAAGCTAAGCTTAGAAAAGATGTTACATTTCATGATGGTAGTGAATTGAATGCAGAAGTTGTAAAGGCGAATTTGGATAGGGTTCGTGATCCAGATGTAGGTTCACCATTAGCGTTTTTATTTGATATGATTGATTCTGTGAGCGTAGTGGATGATTTTACCGTGCATATTGAAACGAAATTCCCTTTTGCTGCGTTACCATCACACTTAGCTCATCCAGGCGGACATATTATCAGTTTAGATGCAATAGAAAAAGATTATCAACAAATGGAAGATGGAGGAGATCCATTTACGTATATTAATGAGAATCCAGTGGGTACAGGGTACTTTAAGTATGATGAGCGAGTAAATGGGGAGTATGTATCACTTGTGAAGAATGATGCTTACTGGGGGAAAAGAGCAAAAGTTGATCAAGTGACCTTTAAGACAGTTCCAGAAGATGCAGCCCGAATTGCTGAGCTACGAACTGGGGAAGCTGATATTATTTATCCTGTTAATCCGAATGATATGGAACAAATTAATAATAATGAAGAAACAGTTGTTCATGAGACAGAAAGTGCAAGTATGTCTTACCTAGGTATGAATAATAATAAAGAACCTTTTCAAGATAGTAATGTCAGACAAGCGATAGCAATGGCAATTGATAAACAAGAGCTGATAGACGGCGTGTTTTCAGGAGTACCATTAGTGGCAAATGGCCCTTTGGCACCAACAGTTGTTGGCTATAGTGATAGCTTGGAAGCAATCGATTATAATCTTGATAAGGCAAGCGAGTTATTGAAGGAAGCTGGTTATGAAGAGGGTTTTAGCGCAACCATTTTAGCATATGACCGTACGACTTCTGATGTAGCAGAATATATTCAAGTGCAGCTTGAGAAAATAGGTATTGATGTGAATATTGAAATGGCTGAGGTGGGAGCATATTTGGAAGTAACAGCAAATGGAAGTTTTGATATGTTTATCGGCAGCTGGGGTACAGTGACTCTTGATGCAGATTATGGTTTATATCCAATGTTTTATTCTCAGAATGCAGGTTCTGCTGGCAATAGGTCTTTTTTTAACAACGAACGAGTAGATGAGTTATTAGAAAATGCAAGACAAACATCTAATGAACAGGATCGCTTGCAACTTTATAAAGAAGCGCAGCAAATAATCATGGACGAAGCTACAATTGTTCCTTTATACCATTCGGTTCTCTTGGCTGGTCTACGTGAAGAAGTAGCGGGGTTTTATCAATACCCAAGCAGTTTTCCATTTTTACGAGATGTGGCAATGAATTATTGA
- a CDS encoding CPBP family intramembrane glutamic endopeptidase has translation MTLEKSINQGTVLVLGTIFIGLCYQLIPVFFTMNPTLEVVSTIFNAFLGGILAYVVLRGEFIDWFKHFSLKWVILGSVLMIITGVVLGNLYTFLVNDSIEQNTVTSVLSWNYFIIHVPFLLMGEELLSIPLLYGIWKKWGWKFWQASLLSALLFSVWHLAAYNFNLLQILILITPSRLILNYLFKKTNSILVAWMAHILFDLFAFLPYLL, from the coding sequence GTGACTTTGGAAAAATCAATTAATCAAGGAACAGTTTTAGTTTTAGGAACTATATTCATTGGTTTATGTTATCAGTTAATCCCTGTGTTTTTTACAATGAACCCAACACTTGAAGTCGTATCGACTATTTTCAATGCTTTTCTGGGTGGTATATTAGCATATGTTGTTTTGAGAGGAGAATTTATAGACTGGTTTAAACATTTTAGTTTGAAATGGGTGATTTTGGGTTCTGTTTTAATGATAATTACTGGAGTAGTTCTCGGTAACTTATATACATTTCTAGTAAACGATTCAATTGAACAAAATACTGTCACAAGTGTTTTATCTTGGAATTACTTCATCATCCATGTTCCGTTCTTATTAATGGGGGAAGAACTACTTTCTATTCCACTTTTATATGGTATATGGAAAAAATGGGGGTGGAAGTTTTGGCAAGCTTCGCTATTAAGTGCGCTTCTATTTTCCGTTTGGCACCTTGCTGCTTATAACTTCAATCTTTTACAAATTTTAATCCTCATTACTCCGAGCCGCTTAATTTTAAACTATCTATTTAAAAAGACAAATTCTATTCTTGTGGCTTGGATGGCTCATATTCTCTTTGATCTATTTGCTTTCTTACCTTATCTTCTGTGA
- a CDS encoding carbon starvation CstA family protein — translation MITFILSIILLIVAYFTYGKFIDKLFGPNNEKSTPAYAKHDGVDYVPMNKHKNAMIQLLNIAGTGPIFGPIMGALFGPVAFLWIVLGSIFAGAVHDYLTGMISIRNKGAHIPELAGRFLGKASRHIVNAFSLLLLILVGTVFVTTPASLIDILLDEKIAFSIILGAIFLYFFLSTILPIDKIIGRIYPILGAILLFGTIAIGISLLFSDYKIPELHLTNMHPDNLPVIPLLFFTITCGALSGFHATQSPIISRTTQKESQGRYIYYGMMIAEAIIAMIWAAAAMSLFDGQTLSGIIAEGTASAAVNEIAITLLGAVAGTIAVLGAIVLPITSGDTAFRAARSIIADYLNIGQKKVFNRLSIAIPLFVISYILTKIDFNILWRYFSWANQATAVIALWIATMYLFMKEKNYFVSMVPAIFMSYMVFVYILNAQIGFRLDLNVSFIVGAVLTIILTFLFFKKAKTNKANQLKVDM, via the coding sequence ATGATTACATTTATTTTATCTATTATTTTACTAATTGTAGCTTATTTTACGTATGGCAAATTTATTGATAAGTTATTTGGGCCGAATAACGAAAAGAGTACACCTGCCTACGCTAAGCATGATGGCGTAGACTATGTCCCAATGAATAAGCATAAAAATGCAATGATTCAATTGCTTAATATTGCTGGTACTGGTCCCATCTTCGGACCTATTATGGGTGCTTTATTTGGACCCGTTGCTTTTCTCTGGATTGTACTTGGATCGATTTTTGCTGGGGCAGTTCATGATTATTTAACAGGGATGATTTCTATACGAAACAAAGGGGCACATATTCCTGAATTAGCGGGGAGATTTTTAGGCAAAGCGTCAAGACATATTGTAAACGCCTTTTCTCTATTATTGTTAATTTTAGTTGGAACCGTTTTCGTTACTACGCCAGCGTCACTTATTGATATATTGCTAGATGAAAAGATTGCCTTTTCTATTATTTTAGGAGCCATCTTCCTTTATTTCTTTCTATCCACGATATTGCCAATTGATAAAATAATTGGTCGAATATATCCAATACTAGGCGCTATTCTCTTATTTGGAACAATAGCGATTGGAATTTCGTTATTATTCTCAGATTATAAAATACCAGAGTTACACCTTACCAATATGCATCCGGATAACTTACCAGTAATTCCATTGTTATTCTTTACGATTACTTGTGGTGCATTATCTGGTTTTCACGCGACACAATCACCGATTATCTCGAGAACAACACAAAAGGAATCGCAAGGACGTTATATTTATTATGGCATGATGATTGCTGAGGCTATCATTGCAATGATCTGGGCAGCTGCTGCTATGAGCCTTTTTGATGGACAAACCTTAAGCGGCATCATTGCAGAAGGTACTGCATCTGCTGCAGTAAATGAAATCGCGATCACATTGCTAGGTGCAGTTGCAGGAACAATTGCTGTACTTGGAGCAATTGTTTTACCAATTACCTCCGGAGACACTGCATTTCGTGCCGCACGCTCCATTATTGCAGATTATTTAAATATCGGACAGAAAAAAGTGTTTAACCGGTTGTCCATTGCTATTCCTTTATTCGTTATTTCATATATTTTAACGAAAATCGATTTTAATATTTTATGGCGTTATTTTTCATGGGCTAACCAAGCAACGGCCGTAATCGCTTTATGGATAGCTACGATGTATTTATTTATGAAAGAAAAAAATTACTTCGTATCGATGGTGCCAGCTATTTTCATGAGTTATATGGTGTTTGTGTATATTTTAAATGCGCAAATCGGTTTCCGACTTGATTTGAATGTTTCCTTTATCGTCGGTGCTGTGTTAACTATTATTCTTACTTTCCTATTCTTTAAAAAAGCAAAAACGAACAAAGCAAATCAATTGAAAGTAGATATGTAA